The Heyndrickxia vini genome contains a region encoding:
- a CDS encoding GNAT family N-acetyltransferase has protein sequence MNHLSIRRVYLEDIDELIDLMFQYIVDFYKRPRPEEKDLRNLIKHLLESPEVGVQFVAESEGKLVGFSTLYFTFSTTRVKKVAILNDLFVAPSMRGLKVGEQLFKESLAYTKANDYAAMSWQTAYDNLIGQSLYEKMGGQQTNDEWINYEISNM, from the coding sequence ATGAATCATTTGTCGATTCGAAGAGTATATCTAGAGGATATCGATGAATTAATCGATTTAATGTTTCAATACATCGTTGATTTTTATAAACGACCACGGCCGGAAGAGAAAGACCTTCGAAATCTAATTAAGCATTTATTGGAAAGCCCCGAAGTTGGCGTACAGTTTGTTGCGGAATCCGAAGGAAAACTTGTCGGGTTCTCCACATTATACTTCACTTTTAGTACGACAAGGGTGAAGAAAGTTGCGATATTAAATGATTTATTTGTCGCTCCCTCAATGAGGGGATTGAAGGTCGGAGAGCAATTATTTAAAGAAAGTTTAGCCTATACAAAGGCCAATGACTATGCGGCAATGTCATGGCAAACCGCATATGATAATCTAATAGGTCAGTCCTTATATGAAAAAATGGGCGGTCAGCAAACGAATGATGAATGGATTAATTATGAGATTAGTAATATGTAA
- the cyoE gene encoding heme o synthase, with protein MRSDVKIDKSVQSTSSTVPEQSLTTILAQTVKTGIIKSNLLAMFAGLTLALFINDYSPLEKIPEIILAMIGSALVIGAAGAFNNLYDRDIDSIMERTKNRPTVTGALQPKTVLLLGIIMSVVGLVSLAFTTPLAALFGLLGLFFYVVPYTMWTKRHTIYNTEVGSISGAMPPLIGWAAITTDLMHPALLGLFVIMVLWQMPHFYAIAIRKYDDYKAANVPMLPVVKGFKRTYIQTNIYLIALIASSFLFITFSIGIMLVALILSIAWLILSIVGYKKMTTKKWATTMFIFSLNHLTILFATIIVYSFIGSTFL; from the coding sequence ATGCGAAGCGATGTAAAGATCGATAAAAGTGTCCAAAGTACGTCTAGCACAGTCCCTGAACAGTCGCTAACGACCATTTTGGCACAGACGGTTAAGACCGGTATTATTAAATCAAACTTATTAGCCATGTTCGCAGGGTTAACATTGGCTTTATTTATAAATGATTATAGCCCGCTTGAGAAAATTCCTGAGATCATATTAGCAATGATTGGATCAGCTCTTGTGATAGGTGCTGCAGGTGCCTTTAATAATTTATATGATCGAGATATTGATTCCATTATGGAACGGACGAAGAATCGGCCAACAGTGACGGGTGCCTTGCAACCAAAGACTGTTCTCTTGCTTGGTATCATCATGTCCGTAGTCGGACTAGTTTCTCTTGCATTTACAACACCACTTGCCGCACTCTTTGGGCTTCTCGGTTTATTTTTCTATGTTGTACCTTATACAATGTGGACGAAGCGCCATACCATTTATAATACAGAAGTCGGAAGCATTTCAGGTGCGATGCCTCCACTTATCGGCTGGGCAGCGATTACAACTGACTTGATGCATCCAGCACTTCTTGGATTATTTGTCATCATGGTTCTTTGGCAAATGCCGCATTTTTATGCAATTGCCATTCGTAAGTATGATGATTATAAAGCAGCAAATGTTCCAATGCTCCCTGTCGTTAAAGGATTTAAACGAACTTATATACAAACAAATATTTACTTGATTGCTTTAATTGCTTCAAGCTTTCTTTTTATTACATTTAGCATCGGGATTATGTTGGTCGCACTCATTTTAAGTATCGCCTGGCTTATTTTAAGTATTGTTGGCTATAAAAAAATGACAACTAAAAAATGGGCGACAACAATGTTTATTTTTTCACTTAATCATCTCACTATTCTTTTTGCGACCATCATTGTTTATTCCTTTATTGGAAGTACATTTTTATAG
- a CDS encoding LLM class flavin-dependent oxidoreductase, producing MEIGVSTFVETTPDVETGEVISHAQRLREVVDEIVLADQVGLDIFGVGEHHRKDYAASSPAVVLAAAASRTERIRLTSAVTVLSSADPVRVFQDFATLDAISNGRAEIMAGRGSFIESFPLFGYDLDDYNELFDEKLELLLKLRDSEIVSWRGGHRPAIHQLGVYPRPVQNPLRVWIGSGGTRGSVVRAGMLGLPLVLAIIGGSPLHFAPLVQLYKRAAAQAGHDVSKLPVASHSHGFIAEDTMTAADKFFPSTQQAMNVLGRERGWGHYDRNSFDAARSFEGALYVGDPETVAQKIIHLRKNVGITRFMLHVPVGTMPHDDVMKAIELLGKEVAPRVREEVSKWEAQQ from the coding sequence ATGGAAATAGGTGTAAGTACGTTTGTGGAAACGACGCCGGATGTAGAGACCGGTGAAGTGATTAGTCACGCACAAAGATTGCGTGAAGTAGTGGATGAAATTGTTTTAGCAGATCAGGTAGGATTGGATATCTTTGGTGTGGGAGAACATCATCGGAAAGATTATGCGGCATCCTCTCCAGCAGTTGTGCTTGCTGCAGCTGCTTCACGGACGGAACGAATCAGATTGACAAGTGCCGTTACAGTTCTATCTTCAGCTGACCCAGTTCGAGTATTTCAAGATTTTGCTACACTTGATGCCATTTCAAATGGACGAGCGGAGATTATGGCAGGACGGGGTTCTTTTATCGAGTCTTTCCCTTTGTTTGGGTATGATTTAGATGACTATAATGAGTTATTCGATGAAAAGCTCGAACTCTTGTTGAAATTGCGCGACTCAGAAATTGTATCCTGGAGAGGTGGACATCGACCTGCTATTCATCAATTGGGTGTCTACCCAAGACCTGTGCAAAATCCATTGCGTGTTTGGATTGGCAGCGGCGGTACGAGAGGATCTGTCGTTCGCGCAGGCATGCTTGGTTTACCGCTTGTACTGGCGATTATTGGTGGTAGTCCATTACATTTTGCTCCACTTGTACAGCTTTATAAGCGGGCAGCAGCCCAAGCTGGTCATGATGTTTCGAAACTTCCTGTAGCATCCCATTCTCACGGCTTTATTGCGGAGGATACGATGACGGCTGCTGATAAATTTTTCCCTTCTACTCAGCAAGCAATGAATGTGCTTGGACGTGAGCGAGGCTGGGGTCATTATGATAGAAACAGCTTCGATGCAGCAAGAAGCTTTGAAGGAGCCCTTTATGTAGGAGATCCTGAAACAGTCGCACAAAAAATTATCCACCTTCGTAAGAACGTAGGAATCACACGTTTTATGTTGCATGTTCCAGTGGGAACAATGCCACATGATGATGTGATGAAAGCTATTGAACTATTAGGGAAAGAAGTAGCCCCGAGGGTGCGAGAAGAAGTTTCAAAATGGGAAGCACAGCAATAA
- a CDS encoding cation:proton antiporter, which yields MELVLQLAIIIIASKLAGSLSVRLGQPAVLGKLLIGIVLGPSVLGFINETDTLAEISQVGVILLMFIAGLETDLEEFKRTGKASTFVGLGGIILPLVLGYVAGVLLHLSTMESWFLGLLLSATSVSISVQALKEMNQLKTREGTTILGAAVIDDVVVIIALAFLMSFMGGDVHLTTVILKKVVFFIGAILVGWKVVPWFLNRFSSLKVTETVISSALIICFVFAYLAEYTGVAAIIGAYIAGVAISVTKFKDEVFEKVETIGYSVFVPVFFTSIGITAEFSGISKHIGLIIGLSILAILTKLIGASLGAKFSGFGWKSSLGIGSAMVSRGEVALIMATIGIESKLLNPDLFAAIVVVILVTTIVTPPMMKVFFQSKK from the coding sequence ATGGAATTAGTTCTTCAATTAGCAATCATAATTATTGCTTCGAAGTTGGCAGGTAGCCTAAGTGTTAGATTAGGACAGCCTGCGGTTTTGGGCAAACTGTTAATTGGAATTGTCCTCGGACCGTCGGTTTTAGGATTCATTAATGAGACGGATACATTAGCTGAGATTAGCCAGGTGGGTGTCATCTTACTGATGTTTATTGCCGGTTTAGAAACGGATTTAGAAGAATTCAAGCGAACTGGAAAAGCATCTACATTTGTCGGACTTGGTGGGATTATTCTGCCACTTGTTTTAGGTTATGTAGCGGGTGTCTTATTGCATTTATCTACGATGGAATCATGGTTCTTAGGGTTACTCCTTTCGGCGACAAGTGTTAGTATCTCTGTTCAGGCATTAAAGGAAATGAACCAGTTAAAAACCCGTGAAGGAACGACGATTCTAGGGGCAGCGGTCATTGATGATGTCGTAGTGATTATTGCATTGGCTTTCTTAATGAGTTTCATGGGAGGAGACGTTCATTTAACAACGGTAATTTTAAAGAAAGTAGTGTTTTTTATCGGTGCGATTCTTGTTGGGTGGAAAGTAGTTCCGTGGTTCTTAAATAGATTCTCTTCATTAAAGGTAACAGAAACCGTTATTTCATCTGCATTAATTATCTGTTTTGTCTTTGCCTACTTAGCGGAATATACGGGCGTTGCTGCGATTATTGGCGCGTATATCGCTGGTGTTGCAATTAGTGTAACAAAATTTAAGGATGAAGTGTTTGAGAAGGTAGAAACGATTGGATACTCTGTATTTGTACCAGTGTTCTTTACGTCAATCGGAATAACCGCAGAATTTTCGGGGATTTCAAAGCATATTGGGCTCATCATTGGGCTAAGTATTTTGGCGATTCTTACGAAATTAATCGGGGCTTCACTCGGCGCGAAATTCTCCGGATTTGGTTGGAAAAGCTCATTAGGCATAGGATCTGCTATGGTGTCCCGTGGAGAGGTTGCACTTATTATGGCAACGATCGGTATCGAATCGAAGCTGCTTAATCCCGACTTATTTGCGGCTATTGTAGTTGTGATTCTTGTGACAACAATTGTGACTCCGCCAATGATGAAAGTGTTTTTTCAATCGAAAAAGTAA
- a CDS encoding DUF4440 domain-containing protein, translating into MNTFQEALANYFDAWNEAFKTKDENLIRSFMSKSFKGYWAHGGLLEPDQYDYHYDLKEVINQYNGDTIKSFEPLSLTERKNGEQILVLGTEKAIINGIAHHANCMFIWQKESKEWKLLREYIELV; encoded by the coding sequence GTGAATACATTTCAGGAGGCATTGGCAAATTATTTTGATGCTTGGAACGAAGCATTCAAAACGAAAGATGAAAATCTCATTCGTTCGTTTATGTCAAAATCTTTTAAAGGATATTGGGCACATGGCGGCTTACTGGAGCCCGATCAATACGATTATCACTATGACCTAAAAGAGGTCATTAATCAATATAACGGTGATACAATAAAAAGCTTTGAGCCCCTTTCTCTTACTGAACGAAAAAATGGTGAACAGATACTCGTACTTGGAACGGAAAAAGCAATTATTAATGGGATTGCTCATCATGCTAATTGTATGTTTATTTGGCAAAAGGAAAGCAAAGAGTGGAAGTTGCTTCGTGAATATATTGAACTCGTGTAA
- a CDS encoding DUF3888 domain-containing protein: MKKITILFACLLVFGNASIVMAEPANQGQQNKMTANFNKIFAEVVSPYMTEVVKKENGEKATWTLDKMQKLTINNNFSVKPPKRIYEVKMTIKVTDPAKNQPHIDTVLLKVDPQAEQGQAVELIEYIHSEK; this comes from the coding sequence ATGAAAAAAATAACAATTCTTTTTGCATGCTTGCTCGTGTTCGGAAATGCTTCCATCGTAATGGCGGAACCAGCTAATCAAGGTCAACAAAATAAAATGACCGCAAACTTCAATAAAATATTCGCTGAAGTCGTTTCTCCTTATATGACGGAAGTCGTAAAAAAGGAAAATGGCGAGAAGGCAACTTGGACACTAGACAAAATGCAAAAATTAACAATTAACAACAACTTCTCCGTCAAGCCTCCAAAGAGAATTTATGAGGTGAAAATGACAATCAAGGTAACTGACCCTGCAAAGAACCAACCACATATCGATACGGTCCTTTTAAAGGTCGATCCACAGGCTGAACAAGGTCAAGCCGTAGAATTAATCGAATACATTCATTCTGAAAAATAG
- a CDS encoding LysR family transcriptional regulator: protein MDQHLLVFVTVVDKGNFSRAAEELHMTQPAVSQYIQSLERSYGAKLLDRSNKFVRLNKAGEIVYYHAKEILGLYTKMQGLIDDLTNRASGPLSIGASYTFGEYVLPHLIAKLHQQFPLIKPRIKIGNTKEISELVIGHQLDVGIIEGEYKDPHLSIESFTEDMMYVVASSTHPLSMQKQEIQISDLEKETWIIREIGSGTREATETIFKRLSITPKDTMEFGSTQLIKETVESGLGITLLSQLAIRKEISMEVLKILPVKDTPFKRNFSIVLRTSFQTKALEVFIRLLKEQFKKGVSLNDK, encoded by the coding sequence ATGGATCAGCATTTACTCGTGTTTGTCACGGTAGTAGATAAGGGGAATTTTTCTCGTGCGGCCGAAGAACTTCATATGACACAGCCTGCAGTGAGTCAATATATTCAATCACTGGAACGATCCTATGGGGCTAAGCTGCTCGACCGGAGTAATAAATTTGTTCGCTTAAATAAAGCGGGAGAAATTGTGTATTATCATGCAAAGGAAATTTTAGGACTTTATACAAAAATGCAGGGCCTTATTGATGATTTAACGAACCGGGCAAGTGGACCGCTGTCGATTGGAGCGAGTTATACATTCGGTGAATATGTGCTGCCACACTTAATTGCCAAACTCCATCAACAATTTCCACTCATTAAACCAAGGATAAAGATAGGGAATACGAAGGAAATCTCCGAGTTGGTCATTGGTCATCAACTGGATGTCGGAATTATTGAGGGAGAATATAAGGACCCGCATCTTTCAATTGAATCTTTTACAGAAGATATGATGTATGTTGTTGCCTCTTCCACTCATCCTTTATCTATGCAAAAACAAGAAATACAAATTTCCGATTTAGAGAAGGAAACATGGATTATCCGCGAAATAGGCTCCGGAACGCGCGAAGCAACAGAAACCATTTTCAAACGGTTATCCATTACTCCAAAAGATACGATGGAATTCGGCAGCACCCAATTAATAAAAGAAACCGTAGAATCGGGATTAGGCATTACTCTATTGTCTCAACTCGCGATAAGAAAGGAAATTTCAATGGAGGTGTTAAAAATCCTCCCCGTGAAAGATACTCCTTTTAAAAGAAACTTTTCAATCGTCTTACGAACCTCCTTTCAAACGAAAGCACTGGAAGTATTTATAAGGTTATTAAAGGAGCAGTTTAAAAAAGGGGTTTCGCTTAATGATAAGTAG
- a CDS encoding YeiH family protein, whose amino-acid sequence MEERVKVLEPMEPKRNSSSLLWIGGIAFTFFIALLGFFLAKVPGFDHVGQLASAIVIAVVFRQFFGYPEAIRPGINFSSKKLLRFAIILYGLKLNINTVFQDGIGLLIRDVGVIAFAILFTMWLAKVFKADKTISLLLGVGTGVCGAAAIAAIAPIIKSKDEDTAIGVGIIALVGTIFAIAYTILRPVLPLTPVEYGIWSGTSLHEIAHVALAAAPGGEDSLAIGLLAKLGRVFLLVPLCFIFMYFINRKKHGKEAAANGNNIEFPWFLIGFIIMSLFGSYVLGSHIQVSDGFMNGVSNVTTWCLTAAMVGLGLNVSLKDLRTKALRPLIAMVITSICLSVLVYFIV is encoded by the coding sequence ATGGAAGAAAGAGTAAAAGTGCTTGAACCGATGGAACCGAAGCGAAATTCGTCTTCCCTCCTTTGGATCGGTGGCATTGCATTTACCTTTTTTATCGCTTTACTTGGCTTCTTTTTAGCAAAAGTCCCCGGATTTGACCATGTCGGTCAGCTTGCATCCGCAATTGTGATTGCCGTTGTATTCCGACAATTTTTTGGATATCCCGAAGCGATTCGGCCCGGAATTAATTTTTCTTCAAAGAAGCTTTTGAGATTCGCTATTATTTTATACGGATTAAAATTAAATATTAATACAGTGTTTCAAGACGGAATCGGGCTCCTTATTCGTGATGTAGGCGTAATCGCCTTTGCCATTCTCTTTACGATGTGGCTTGCTAAAGTGTTTAAAGCAGATAAAACGATTTCCCTTTTATTAGGTGTCGGAACCGGAGTGTGCGGTGCTGCTGCGATTGCAGCTATCGCCCCAATCATTAAATCAAAGGACGAAGATACAGCGATTGGAGTTGGAATAATTGCTTTAGTTGGAACAATCTTTGCCATTGCTTATACGATTCTCCGCCCTGTATTACCATTAACTCCGGTTGAGTATGGGATTTGGTCTGGTACGAGTTTACACGAAATTGCCCATGTTGCATTAGCTGCTGCACCGGGTGGAGAGGATTCCTTGGCAATCGGTCTTCTAGCCAAACTAGGACGCGTCTTTCTACTTGTGCCATTGTGTTTTATTTTCATGTATTTTATAAATCGGAAAAAACACGGAAAAGAAGCTGCTGCGAATGGGAATAATATTGAATTCCCTTGGTTCTTAATTGGATTTATCATTATGAGCTTATTCGGAAGCTATGTTCTTGGAAGTCACATTCAAGTATCCGACGGCTTCATGAATGGCGTTTCAAATGTAACAACATGGTGCCTAACTGCCGCCATGGTCGGCCTTGGCCTAAACGTTAGCCTAAAAGACCTTCGAACAAAAGCCTTACGACCACTCATCGCGATGGTCATCACATCTATTTGTTTAAGCGTCCTCGTTTACTTTATCGTGTGA
- a CDS encoding tetratricopeptide repeat protein: MKHELGKAIQLREEGHLIDSNELLIRLAKEQADDPIINYQCAWSFDVLGKEREAVPYYEKAISLGLEGEDLEGALLGLGSTYRTLGEYEKSKRTFLKGIELFPNNHAIRVFYAMTLYNLKDHNQAMEILLKSIGETSNDPQLVTYKRAIKFYSDKLDQVWD; this comes from the coding sequence ATGAAACACGAATTGGGAAAAGCAATCCAACTAAGGGAAGAGGGACATTTAATAGATTCGAATGAATTACTGATTCGATTAGCTAAAGAGCAGGCCGATGATCCTATAATAAACTATCAATGTGCGTGGAGTTTTGATGTTTTAGGAAAAGAACGTGAAGCTGTTCCTTATTATGAAAAGGCAATTTCATTAGGACTTGAAGGGGAAGATTTAGAAGGGGCATTGCTAGGCTTAGGAAGTACGTATCGGACTTTAGGTGAATATGAAAAATCAAAACGTACATTTTTAAAAGGTATCGAGTTATTTCCAAATAACCATGCGATTCGGGTATTTTACGCGATGACCTTGTACAACCTAAAAGACCATAATCAAGCGATGGAAATTCTTTTAAAATCTATAGGAGAGACATCGAATGATCCCCAATTGGTAACTTATAAACGAGCGATTAAGTTCTACTCAGATAAATTAGATCAGGTTTGGGATTGA
- a CDS encoding NIPSNAP family protein, translating to MIYRRKTYKIKPEKLNDFNQFFHRYLYPNQLNHGAKLIGRWVNEAEDEITAIWEYESKEQYEAIEQGIRGSELHEKAQQRRRELGNLYIESRQDFLTSTLNCDSKVK from the coding sequence ATGATATATCGAAGAAAAACATACAAAATTAAACCTGAAAAATTAAATGATTTTAATCAGTTTTTTCATCGTTATCTTTATCCAAATCAACTGAACCATGGGGCAAAATTAATCGGCCGATGGGTGAATGAAGCCGAAGATGAAATTACTGCGATTTGGGAGTACGAGAGTAAGGAACAGTATGAGGCGATTGAACAGGGGATAAGGGGGAGCGAGTTACACGAAAAAGCACAACAAAGAAGGAGGGAGTTAGGGAATCTTTATATCGAAAGCAGGCAAGATTTTCTAACCTCAACGTTAAATTGTGACTCTAAAGTGAAATGA
- a CDS encoding DUF4083 family protein → MEESFFIFFIFFLLVVGVLSFALFIRRLLINFQVKNNQLNEINRNLERMIELLEDKTD, encoded by the coding sequence ATGGAGGAATCTTTTTTTATATTCTTCATATTTTTTTTACTGGTAGTAGGGGTCCTGTCATTTGCTCTTTTTATTCGAAGATTGCTAATTAATTTCCAAGTAAAAAATAACCAATTAAACGAGATTAATAGAAATTTAGAAAGAATGATTGAATTACTTGAGGATAAGACAGATTGA
- a CDS encoding class I SAM-dependent methyltransferase, whose protein sequence is MLSKQGFDLWANDYDQTVQLSEENNQYPFAGYKEILNTIFNEVMQKPSSHILDIGFGTGVLTTKLYEHGQHIDGIDFSAKMIEIAKEKMPHAHLIECDFSQGLPDEIKVKRYDSIISTYALHHLTDENKVAFIKELLPLLNDHGEIYIGDIAFETREKLEDCRQESLAYWDPDEYYFVNEEIALALSDVCKCEFHAISHCGGVFIISR, encoded by the coding sequence ATGTTAAGTAAGCAAGGTTTTGATTTATGGGCAAATGATTATGATCAAACAGTTCAACTAAGTGAGGAAAATAATCAGTATCCCTTTGCTGGCTACAAAGAGATTCTTAATACAATTTTTAATGAAGTGATGCAAAAACCTTCGTCTCATATTTTGGATATTGGGTTCGGAACAGGAGTTTTAACAACGAAATTATATGAACATGGACAACATATTGACGGAATCGATTTTTCCGCGAAAATGATTGAAATTGCTAAAGAAAAGATGCCTCATGCACATTTAATAGAATGTGATTTTTCACAAGGTTTACCAGATGAGATTAAAGTGAAACGGTATGATTCGATTATCAGCACCTATGCATTACATCATTTAACAGACGAGAATAAGGTGGCGTTCATTAAGGAACTGCTTCCATTACTGAATGATCATGGGGAGATTTACATTGGAGATATCGCTTTTGAAACACGTGAAAAGCTGGAGGACTGTAGGCAGGAAAGTTTAGCTTACTGGGATCCTGATGAGTATTATTTCGTTAATGAAGAAATTGCATTAGCTTTAAGTGATGTGTGCAAATGTGAGTTTCACGCGATATCGCATTGTGGCGGGGTGTTTATTATTTCTCGTTAG
- a CDS encoding DnaA N-terminal domain-containing protein, with protein MTHSKKIHTEKVGLWEEVLDELKLSLEPNAIKTWFSKATIDRLSENEMIVRAANDFSADWIRKHFQADLEKAVCKVLNQKVRVQISVQSSN; from the coding sequence TTGACCCATTCAAAAAAAATACATACAGAAAAAGTCGGGCTTTGGGAAGAAGTCCTAGATGAATTGAAGTTATCTCTCGAACCTAATGCGATTAAAACGTGGTTTAGTAAAGCAACAATCGATAGATTAAGCGAAAATGAAATGATCGTACGTGCGGCGAATGATTTCTCAGCAGACTGGATTAGGAAACACTTTCAAGCTGATCTCGAAAAGGCAGTATGCAAAGTATTGAATCAGAAGGTTCGTGTTCAAATTTCTGTACAATCATCAAATTGA
- a CDS encoding S66 family peptidase — MKYPILEKGATIGITAPSSGVEEELHDLIKSACKRMEQKGYTTICGDTVWTQDKAKSAPAKKRAAEFTEMIRNEKIQAIIPPWGGELLIEILEYIDFEQMKNKWVLGYSDLSVLLMAITLKTGIATAHGTNIIDLRGELTDETTAMWETVLSTKAGEEVRQYSSNKFQKKWQHDNPSPYVFHLTEETEWKITSDKDVKIQGRLLGGCIDSIRHLIGTPYGDVADFRKKHTNGEPIVWYLENCESTTTDLRRSFVQMKLAGWFEDCSGVMFGRSSANHPVENYTAEDFYEELSNELQVPIIYDIDCGHVPPQITFINGAFAEVEVRNGKGMVLQRFI; from the coding sequence ATGAAATACCCCATTTTAGAAAAAGGAGCAACAATTGGCATCACAGCTCCTTCATCGGGAGTGGAAGAAGAATTACATGATTTGATTAAATCGGCATGTAAACGTATGGAGCAGAAAGGTTATACAACTATTTGCGGTGATACTGTTTGGACACAGGACAAAGCAAAATCAGCACCTGCGAAAAAGCGTGCGGCTGAATTTACTGAAATGATACGAAATGAAAAAATACAAGCGATTATACCGCCATGGGGTGGAGAATTATTAATCGAAATCCTCGAATACATTGATTTTGAACAAATGAAAAATAAGTGGGTGCTCGGTTATTCAGATCTTAGTGTTCTATTAATGGCCATCACATTAAAAACGGGAATAGCAACAGCCCATGGAACGAATATCATCGACTTAAGAGGGGAATTGACAGATGAGACAACCGCGATGTGGGAAACGGTTTTATCCACAAAAGCCGGGGAAGAAGTACGTCAATATTCCTCTAACAAGTTTCAAAAGAAATGGCAACATGACAACCCATCCCCATATGTTTTTCATTTAACAGAAGAAACAGAGTGGAAAATAACCTCGGATAAGGACGTGAAAATACAAGGTCGATTGCTTGGCGGATGTATTGATAGTATTCGCCATTTAATCGGAACTCCATACGGTGATGTGGCGGACTTTCGAAAAAAACATACGAATGGCGAACCAATCGTGTGGTACCTAGAAAATTGTGAATCGACAACTACTGATTTACGACGATCATTCGTTCAAATGAAGCTTGCCGGCTGGTTTGAAGACTGTTCAGGAGTCATGTTTGGCAGAAGTTCGGCCAATCACCCAGTTGAAAATTACACAGCTGAAGATTTTTATGAAGAGCTATCTAATGAACTACAAGTACCGATTATATATGACATCGATTGTGGTCATGTCCCACCGCAAATCACTTTTATTAATGGTGCATTTGCTGAAGTAGAAGTGAGGAACGGAAAGGGAATGGTTTTGCAGCGGTTTATTTGA
- a CDS encoding aminoglycoside adenylyltransferase domain-containing protein gives MNHIPTRIKEVLNVYFDLFVSKLPHLLESYYLYGSTSLGEYYEGQSDIDFIAVMKREMNEAEIHILKEIHHEMQKGFPHSILDGLYLLKDDLETVSKTTNLCPYFNDGKLQGFKKFDHNSIDAFQLKKYGITVKGEKIENVNFDVNWDVLIENMRMNLNTYWRGWTNDCKKFLTLKYIGIFFNLGMIEWGVLGVSRLFYTFREKDITTKVGAGEYALRTVPQKWYKIINESMRLRKGNKKSFYKSIFERRKEALAYMEFIIQECNHLLVENKRD, from the coding sequence ATGAATCATATTCCAACAAGGATAAAAGAAGTCTTAAACGTGTATTTTGATTTATTTGTGTCGAAATTACCCCATTTACTTGAATCCTATTATCTCTATGGGTCTACATCATTAGGGGAATATTATGAAGGACAAAGTGATATTGATTTCATTGCCGTTATGAAACGAGAAATGAATGAGGCAGAGATACATATTTTGAAGGAAATACATCATGAAATGCAAAAAGGATTTCCTCATTCGATTTTAGATGGATTGTATCTTCTTAAGGATGATTTAGAAACTGTGAGCAAAACTACCAATTTATGTCCCTATTTTAATGATGGAAAGTTGCAAGGATTTAAGAAGTTTGATCATAACTCAATTGATGCATTTCAATTAAAAAAATACGGAATTACCGTAAAAGGAGAAAAAATTGAAAATGTTAATTTTGATGTGAATTGGGATGTCTTAATAGAAAATATGCGCATGAATCTAAATACATATTGGCGTGGCTGGACGAATGATTGTAAAAAATTCCTCACTTTAAAATACATTGGGATATTTTTTAATTTAGGAATGATTGAATGGGGCGTATTAGGAGTATCCCGTCTTTTTTATACATTCCGGGAAAAGGATATTACCACAAAAGTTGGTGCTGGAGAATATGCATTAAGAACTGTTCCCCAAAAATGGTATAAGATTATCAATGAATCGATGAGATTACGAAAAGGGAATAAAAAATCCTTTTACAAATCCATTTTTGAGAGACGAAAAGAAGCATTAGCCTACATGGAATTCATTATTCAAGAATGCAATCATCTTTTGGTTGAAAATAAAAGAGATTGA